In Leifsonia sp. PS1209, the genomic stretch TTGAACAGCTGCGTGCTTCCCGTCACCGGGTGGACGTTCCAGATCTGGGTGGGGTTCGCGGTGTCCGCCCACTGGCCGGCCAGCGCGCCGTCAGTGGTGAGCGCCGAGGCGATCTCCAGCAACTTGCCGCTGTTGCGGTTCACGATCCGGAACTGCGAGTCGAGCTGCGTGCTCGGCTGGTAGACCTGCAGCTGGTCGAGTTCCGCGTACGACGTCCCCTTGCTGAACGCGATCGTGTTGGCGCCCGCATTCAGCGTCACCGTCTTCTGCGCCCAGCCGAAGCGGCCCCAGTCGACCGTCGCCGGATAGCTGATGCTCGACGCCGTCCCACCGTTCACCGAGACGTTGTGCGTGCTCGCCGCACCTGTGCCGTTGTCGTACCGCACGTTGAGCGTGTACGAGCCCGCGCTCGGAACGCGCACCGTGAACGTGACGGCACTCGTGCTGTTGTTGATGTTGCCGACCTTGCTCCCGTTGGCGGCGTTCACATCGGTCACCAGCGAGGTGTCGGACGTGCGTGCCGCCTTCTCCGCCTCGTACTGCTGCGCATCCAGCGGGATCGAACCCACGCGGATGTCGTTGTACGTGGTCGCCGCGTTCTCCACGTTCGTCGCCTGGTAGAGCGTGCGCCCGTCGACGCTGGTGTCGAAGCTCTGCGCGAACCCGGAGAATGTGCCGCCCGCCGTGTCGGTCGAGTCGTAGGTGACCGCCATCGGCAGCCGCTCCCACGGTCCGGCACCCAGGTTGTAGTTGACGTAGAAGTCCTGGCCGCCGCTGATGTTCCCCGAGGCGTCGAGACCCCACTTGGATGCGACGACCACCATCCCCTTCGGGCCGCCGGTCGGCACCCACTTCACGTACGGGGACGAGCCGATCCCGCGCCCGTTGGCGAGGGCGATCTGCGTGCCGATGCTCGTGCTGGGCGACCAGGTGACCCCATCCGGAGAGATCTTGAAGTACACCGGCGCCGTGTTGTTGGTCTGGCTCGGCCGGTTGACGACCTCGAACGTGGCGAGGTAGCGGCCGTCCGGCAGCTTCGTCACCGTGATCATGCCCGGGCGGTCGCTCTGGTTGGTCGGCGCGGACACGTTGCCGAGCGCACCCCAGGTGAGGCCGCCGTCGCTGGACTCACGGTACGAGACCGCCTGCAGCACGCCGTTCGCCTTCTGCCGCTCGTCCGAGAAGTACGCGGCGAGCTTGCCGTTTCCGTCGACGATCAGCGACGGCTCCCACACCGTCGTGGTGGTGGAGGTGGGAGACGGGTCGTACGTCGCGGGGCCGCCGGTGTCGATGGTGCTGAGATACGACCAGGTGGCTCCGTGGTCAGCGCTCTTGTAGACGACGAGCCTGCTGCTCGACCGGTCCGTGGGCATGATCATGCCGGAGAGCAGGATCGTGCCGGCCGGGAGGTTGCCGACCTGCTGGGGCAGCTCGTAGAGGAACGGCTGCGACGTGCGCGCGAGCGTCGGGAAGTCGTTGTTCGGGACGACGTCGGTGAGGTGCGTCCACGTCGTCCCGTTATCGGTGCTCCGGTAGATCGGGTACACCTGCTTGCCGCCGACGAGCACCAGCTGGTCGTAGGTGACGAGCTGGGTGCCGTTGGATGTTCCGCTGTTCTTCAGGACGATGTTCTTGGCGTAGGTGGTTCCCGCCGCGCGTCCGCCCTCCGGATTGAAGGACGTCCCGGCCGCGGGCGAGTACACCAGCGCGCCGTTGCCTGTCGTGACGGCCTCGGCGGGAGGGGCGATCGCCGCCTGGGCGAACACGGCGACTGCTGCCGCGGTGAGAGCTGCCGCCAGCATCCGGCGGCGGAAGGTTCGCGGCTGGGCCGCTCCCCCGGTGGATCCGATCATCGTGTGTCTCCGATCTGAGAGTTCGCGTCGCGGGAATCCGTGGCGCAGTGCCGACGCGGTCCGCGCCGTCACGCCTGAGGGGGTAAGCGTGCTGGGGGTGGGAGGTTCTACCGGTGGGGAGGTTCTACGGGTGGGAAGGGTCTAAGCGGTGACCGGGTTCTGTGGGGTGAGCAGGATCTCCGTCCAGGAGACGGCGGGCAGGTCGATCCGCAGGACGCCCCCGTCCGTGCTGACGGTGGTGTTGTCGGCGAGGGCGACGCGTTCCGGGTTCTCGCGGTTGTTGGAGGCTGTGATGTCCGCGTCGCTCAGCGTGCGTGCGGTGACCGCGTATGTGCCGGGGTGCGCGCGGGACGGGAGGTCGATCTCGAGGGAGGTCCCGGCATCCACGGCCCGGTTGACGACGTAGACCGCGATGCTGCCCGTGCTCTCGTCGAGGCTCGCGACGGCGTCGACGAGCGGCACGTCTCCGAAACGCTCGGTCGGGTAGCTGTCGCTCACCGGGGTCACGTCGAGGGCGATGCCGGTGGCGTTGGCCGCCGTCGCCGCGAACGGGAAGAAGGTGGTCTGGCGCCAGGATGCGCCACCCGGCTCCGTCATGATCGGCGCGATCACGTTGACGAGCTGGGCGAGGGAGGCGCTGGTCACCCGGTCGGCGTGCTTCAGCAGGGTGATGAGCAGGCTGCCGAACACCACAGCATCCGCCACCGTGTACTCGTCCTCGAGCAGGCGGGGCGCAATCGGCCAGTTGTCGACGCCGGTGATCTTGTCGACGTTCTCGTAGCGGCTGTTGTACCAGATGTTCCACTCGTCGAACGAGATGTTGATCGTCTTGTCGCTGCCGCGCACCGCCTTGACGTGGTCGGCGGTGGCGGTGACGCTGCGGATGAAGTGGTCCATGTCGATCCCGGATGCGAGGAAGCTCGCCAGGTCGCCGGTGTTCTCGTAGTACGCGTGGCAGGAGATGTAGTCGACCGCGTCGTACGCGTGGGTGAGCACGACGCGCTCCCACTCGGCGAACGTCGGCATCGACGAACTCGACGAGCCGCAGATCACCAGCTCCAGGTCGGGGTCGAACGCCTTCATCGCGCGTGCCGTCTGGGCGGCGACCTTGCCGTAGTCGTCGGCGGAGCGGTGTCCGAGCTGCCACGGGCCGTCCATCTCGTTGCCGAGGCACCAGATGCGCACGTCGAACGGCTCCGCGCGTCCGTTCGCCGCCCTCCGGTCCGCGCGCGCCGTGCCCTGCGCGAGGTTGGCGTACTCGAGCAGTTCCAGCGCCTCCGGCGTTCCCCGGGTGCCGAGGTTCACGGCGAGCATGAGCTCGCTGCCCACGGCGTCCAGCCAGCGCTGGAACTCGTGCAGGCCCACCTCGTTCGTCTCGGTGGTGTGCCAGGCCAGGTCGAGCCTGGTCGGCCGTTCCTCCCGCGGGCCGACACTGTCCTCCCAGTTGAAGCCGGAGACGAAGTTGCCTCCCGGGTACCGGATGGCGGTGACGCCGAGCTCCTTGACGAGGTCGATGACGTCGGTGCGGAAGCCGTCGCCGTCGGCCAGCGGGTGGCCCGGCTCGTAGATGCCGTCGTAGACCGAGCGGCCGAGGTGCTCGACGAACGAGCCGAACAGCCGAGGGTTGATGGCGCCGATCCTGGCCGACGTGTTGATGGTGAGGTGTGCGATGTGCATGGATGTGTTCCGTTACGGGTTCGGCGTGAGGCGGCTGGCGGGCAGGTCGGACAGGGCGGACAGGGCGGACGTGGCGTGGTGCCGATAGCGGTCGGCGACCGGGTTCCGGGAGCGGAGGAGACCGTCGCCGGTCTCGACGAGGTCGTAGAGGCCCATCGTGAGCAGGTGGTCGGCGCGCGGGTTCTCACTGTGCCGCCAGGTCCACTCGTACATGTCGAAGAGAGGCCACCAGGTGTATCCGACGATGTCC encodes the following:
- a CDS encoding RICIN domain-containing protein, encoding MIGSTGGAAQPRTFRRRMLAAALTAAAVAVFAQAAIAPPAEAVTTGNGALVYSPAAGTSFNPEGGRAAGTTYAKNIVLKNSGTSNGTQLVTYDQLVLVGGKQVYPIYRSTDNGTTWTHLTDVVPNNDFPTLARTSQPFLYELPQQVGNLPAGTILLSGMIMPTDRSSSRLVVYKSADHGATWSYLSTIDTGGPATYDPSPTSTTTTVWEPSLIVDGNGKLAAYFSDERQKANGVLQAVSYRESSDGGLTWGALGNVSAPTNQSDRPGMITVTKLPDGRYLATFEVVNRPSQTNNTAPVYFKISPDGVTWSPSTSIGTQIALANGRGIGSSPYVKWVPTGGPKGMVVVASKWGLDASGNISGGQDFYVNYNLGAGPWERLPMAVTYDSTDTAGGTFSGFAQSFDTSVDGRTLYQATNVENAATTYNDIRVGSIPLDAQQYEAEKAARTSDTSLVTDVNAANGSKVGNINNSTSAVTFTVRVPSAGSYTLNVRYDNGTGAASTHNVSVNGGTASSISYPATVDWGRFGWAQKTVTLNAGANTIAFSKGTSYAELDQLQVYQPSTQLDSQFRIVNRNSGKLLEIASALTTDGALAGQWADTANPTQIWNVHPVTGSTQLFNDNSGKLLEIPGAQTGNAVQAGQWGPTGNATQNWNLTTSGGYWTLTNANSGKPLEIAGSSTANGAAAQQNAATGATNQQWQFVREGIQ
- a CDS encoding alpha-N-arabinofuranosidase, with product MHIAHLTINTSARIGAINPRLFGSFVEHLGRSVYDGIYEPGHPLADGDGFRTDVIDLVKELGVTAIRYPGGNFVSGFNWEDSVGPREERPTRLDLAWHTTETNEVGLHEFQRWLDAVGSELMLAVNLGTRGTPEALELLEYANLAQGTARADRRAANGRAEPFDVRIWCLGNEMDGPWQLGHRSADDYGKVAAQTARAMKAFDPDLELVICGSSSSSMPTFAEWERVVLTHAYDAVDYISCHAYYENTGDLASFLASGIDMDHFIRSVTATADHVKAVRGSDKTINISFDEWNIWYNSRYENVDKITGVDNWPIAPRLLEDEYTVADAVVFGSLLITLLKHADRVTSASLAQLVNVIAPIMTEPGGASWRQTTFFPFAATAANATGIALDVTPVSDSYPTERFGDVPLVDAVASLDESTGSIAVYVVNRAVDAGTSLEIDLPSRAHPGTYAVTARTLSDADITASNNRENPERVALADNTTVSTDGGVLRIDLPAVSWTEILLTPQNPVTA